In Clostridium sp. JN-1, one genomic interval encodes:
- a CDS encoding low molecular weight protein arginine phosphatase — MKNILFVCTGNTCRSCMAEAIFNHFCDIGGFTAISAGVSVINGSKTSNNAAKVIKQSLNQDISNRKAVKINQSLIENSEIVLTMTLYIKNILQQKFAKLKYKIFTLNEYVSIDNDIIDPFGSDIETYTQTYNQLVYSIKVLLQKLKEDTSIC; from the coding sequence ATGAAAAATATACTATTTGTTTGTACAGGTAATACTTGTAGAAGTTGTATGGCAGAAGCTATATTTAACCATTTTTGTGATATAGGTGGATTTACTGCTATTTCTGCTGGAGTATCCGTTATAAACGGTAGTAAGACCTCTAATAATGCTGCTAAAGTTATCAAACAAAGTCTAAATCAGGATATAAGTAATAGGAAAGCAGTTAAGATTAATCAAAGTTTAATAGAAAACTCTGAAATTGTTCTTACCATGACATTATATATAAAGAATATATTACAGCAAAAGTTTGCTAAACTTAAGTACAAAATATTTACATTAAATGAATATGTTTCAATAGATAATGATATTATAGATCCATTTGGAAGTGATATAGAGACATATACTCAAACTTACAATCAGTTGGTTTATAGTATAAAGGTATTATTACAAAAATTGAAGGAAGATACAAGCATTTGTTAA
- the rpiB gene encoding ribose 5-phosphate isomerase B — protein MKIALGSDHAGLPLKKEIIDHLHDIEVEFEDFGTFTSESCDYPDFALKVAEEVSKKNYDFGILVCGTGIGISISANKVPGIRAALCSDTFSAHACREHNDANILALGQRVIGPGLALDIVDIFLNTKFQGGRHKRRINKITDIESKYSK, from the coding sequence ATGAAAATCGCATTAGGTAGTGATCATGCAGGATTACCATTAAAAAAGGAAATAATTGACCACTTACATGATATAGAAGTTGAATTTGAGGACTTTGGTACTTTTACAAGTGAGTCATGTGATTATCCTGATTTTGCATTAAAGGTAGCAGAAGAAGTTTCAAAGAAAAATTATGACTTTGGAATTTTAGTGTGTGGAACTGGTATAGGTATAAGCATATCTGCAAATAAAGTTCCTGGTATAAGAGCAGCACTGTGCAGTGATACTTTTAGTGCACATGCATGTAGGGAACATAATGATGCTAATATACTTGCTCTTGGACAGAGAGTAATAGGTCCAGGATTAGCCTTGGATATAGTTGATATCTTCTTAAATACTAAATTCCAAGGTGGAAGACATAAAAGGAGAATAAATAAGATAACTGATATTGAAAGTAAATATTCTAAATAA
- the upp gene encoding uracil phosphoribosyltransferase, giving the protein MSKLTQISHPLILHKLALIRDKNTGSKDFRELVEEVAMLMAYEVTRDLQLEEVEIETPICKTKCKTLAGKKVAIVPILRAGLGMVGGMIKLIPAAKVGHIGLYRDEKTLKPVEYFCKLPQDIEEREIIVTDPMLATGGSAADAITLLKKRGARNIRLMCLIAAPEGVKYVMDAHPDVDIYVASVDEKLNENGYIVPGLGDAGDRLFGTK; this is encoded by the coding sequence ATGAGTAAATTAACACAAATATCACATCCTTTAATATTACATAAATTAGCCTTGATAAGAGATAAGAATACAGGATCTAAAGATTTTAGAGAACTTGTAGAAGAAGTTGCAATGCTTATGGCATATGAGGTAACTCGTGATTTACAACTTGAAGAAGTTGAAATAGAAACTCCTATATGCAAAACTAAATGTAAGACGCTTGCTGGCAAAAAAGTTGCTATAGTTCCAATATTAAGAGCAGGTTTAGGAATGGTTGGTGGAATGATAAAGTTAATTCCGGCAGCTAAGGTTGGACATATTGGATTATACAGAGATGAAAAGACATTGAAACCAGTAGAATACTTTTGTAAACTTCCACAGGATATAGAGGAAAGGGAGATAATAGTTACAGATCCTATGCTTGCAACAGGTGGATCGGCAGCAGATGCTATAACATTACTTAAAAAAAGAGGGGCTAGAAATATAAGGTTAATGTGTCTCATAGCAGCACCTGAAGGTGTAAAGTATGTAATGGATGCTCATCCAGATGTTGACATATATGTAGCTTCTGTAGATGAAAAGTTAAATGAAAATGGATATATAGTTCCTGGTCTTGGTGATGCTGGAGATAGATTGTTTGGAACCAAATAA
- a CDS encoding deaminase yields the protein MQRIDKENYYLDICETILERGTCLRRNFAAIIVKHDEIISTGYTGAPRGRKNCCDLGYCKREELKIPRGTRYELCRSVHAEQNAIISARRQDMLESTLYLVGKERKTQEYVHDASPCSLCKRFIINAGIKKVIIRDSKLSYREICVNEWINNDESLTEESSY from the coding sequence ATGCAAAGGATCGATAAAGAAAATTATTACTTAGATATATGTGAAACTATATTAGAAAGAGGTACTTGCCTTAGAAGAAATTTTGCGGCTATAATAGTAAAACATGATGAAATCATATCTACAGGATACACTGGAGCACCTAGAGGAAGAAAAAATTGCTGCGACCTTGGCTATTGCAAGAGGGAAGAATTAAAAATTCCAAGAGGTACGAGATACGAACTTTGTAGATCTGTTCATGCAGAGCAAAATGCCATCATATCTGCAAGACGTCAGGATATGTTAGAATCAACACTTTATCTTGTTGGTAAAGAAAGAAAAACTCAAGAGTATGTACATGATGCATCACCTTGTTCATTATGCAAGAGATTTATAATAAATGCGGGAATTAAAAAGGTTATAATAAGAGATTCAAAATTGAGTTATAGAGAAATATGTGTTAATGAATGGATTAATAATGATGAATCACTCACAGAAGAATCATCGTATTAA
- a CDS encoding MraY family glycosyltransferase, translating into MKNLYVLSVIAIALSAILTPIVKKFAVSIKVMDIPKDNRRVHKKPMPLLGGLAIYFSFILTLILKTGPLTSSEKGTIIGATIIVIGGFLDDKFDIKPWQKLLFQLAAAISLMLYGVMIFRITNPAASSNLYIDVKAFSIPLTIIWVVGITNALNLIDGLDGLAAGVAFISCITMLIISLLNSRVEAAVLTSILAGSILGFLPYNFNPASIFMGDTGAQLLGFLLAAISIEGAIKSAAAFAIAVPILALGIPIYDTLFAVIRRKINGKPIMQADKGHLHHRLLDMGLSQKQVVMIMYLISAVLGTFAIIAMQINSQKSYFLLAIVMLILIIIAWKCGFFKHRG; encoded by the coding sequence ATGAAAAATTTATACGTTTTGTCAGTCATTGCAATAGCACTTTCTGCAATTCTTACCCCTATAGTTAAAAAATTTGCTGTATCAATTAAGGTTATGGATATACCTAAAGATAACAGGAGAGTACATAAAAAACCAATGCCCTTGCTTGGTGGATTGGCAATTTATTTTTCTTTTATTTTAACTTTGATTTTAAAAACAGGACCGCTTACTTCTTCAGAAAAGGGAACAATTATAGGAGCTACGATAATAGTTATTGGCGGTTTTTTAGACGATAAATTTGATATAAAACCATGGCAAAAATTGTTGTTTCAACTTGCAGCAGCCATATCACTCATGCTCTATGGGGTGATGATATTTCGTATAACTAATCCTGCAGCAAGTTCAAATTTGTATATAGACGTAAAGGCTTTTTCTATACCATTAACTATCATATGGGTAGTTGGGATTACTAATGCTTTAAATCTTATTGATGGTTTGGATGGATTAGCTGCTGGAGTTGCCTTTATATCATGCATAACTATGCTCATAATATCATTGTTAAATTCGAGAGTAGAAGCTGCAGTACTTACAAGTATATTAGCAGGTTCAATTTTAGGATTCCTACCTTATAATTTCAATCCAGCATCTATATTTATGGGTGATACCGGAGCTCAACTATTAGGATTTTTGCTTGCAGCAATATCAATAGAGGGAGCTATAAAATCTGCAGCAGCCTTTGCTATAGCAGTACCTATTCTTGCACTTGGAATACCTATATATGATACACTTTTTGCTGTCATAAGAAGAAAAATAAATGGTAAGCCAATAATGCAAGCTGACAAAGGTCATCTTCATCATAGATTATTAGATATGGGACTTAGTCAAAAACAAGTTGTAATGATAATGTATCTTATAAGTGCTGTGCTTGGAACATTTGCAATAATAGCAATGCAAATAAATAGTCAAAAGTCTTATTTTTTGCTTGCAATAGTTATGCTTATCTTAATAATTATTGCGTGGAAGTGTGGATTTTTTAAGCATAGAGGATAA
- the wecB gene encoding UDP-N-acetylglucosamine 2-epimerase (non-hydrolyzing) has product MDKIKIITIFGTRPEAIKMAPLVKKMEKEPFIESKICVTAQHRQMLDQVLDLFDIKPDFDLNIMKNKQSLTGITNRVLDGLEEIFKAEKPNLVLVHGDTTTTFAGALAAFYQKIKVGHVEAGLRTYDKYFPFPEEMNRKLTGAIADMHFAPTMGSKQNLLREGVNEKDIYITGNTVIDAMEFTVDDNYTFNNSELNNISYDDKKVIMVTAHRRENWGNGIDNICKALKNIVEQNKDVEIIYLVHLNPVVRDAVYKILGNTDRVHLLPPLDTKETHNLMNKCYMIMTDSGGLQEEAPHLGKPVLVLRNVTERPEAVKAGTVRLVGTDFDKIVDEANSLIRDEDEYQEMSKSINPYGDGKASGRIINAILEYFNIEHGKFEKFN; this is encoded by the coding sequence ATGGATAAAATTAAGATTATAACAATATTCGGTACCAGACCTGAAGCTATAAAAATGGCACCGTTAGTAAAGAAAATGGAAAAGGAACCTTTTATAGAAAGCAAGATTTGTGTAACTGCTCAGCATAGGCAGATGCTTGATCAAGTACTAGATTTGTTTGATATAAAGCCAGATTTTGATCTGAACATAATGAAAAATAAGCAAAGTCTTACAGGTATAACTAACAGGGTATTAGATGGATTAGAAGAAATCTTTAAAGCAGAAAAACCAAATTTAGTTTTAGTTCATGGTGATACTACAACAACATTTGCAGGAGCATTAGCTGCTTTTTACCAGAAGATAAAAGTTGGTCATGTAGAGGCAGGGCTTAGAACCTATGATAAGTACTTCCCATTCCCTGAAGAAATGAATAGAAAACTTACAGGAGCTATAGCAGATATGCATTTTGCGCCTACTATGGGGTCTAAACAAAATCTTTTAAGAGAGGGGGTAAATGAAAAGGATATATATATTACTGGAAATACAGTAATAGATGCTATGGAATTTACAGTAGATGATAATTATACATTTAACAACTCAGAATTAAATAACATCTCATATGATGATAAGAAAGTTATAATGGTAACAGCTCATAGGAGAGAGAACTGGGGTAATGGTATAGATAATATATGCAAAGCACTTAAGAATATTGTGGAACAAAATAAAGATGTAGAAATAATATACTTAGTCCATTTAAATCCTGTTGTTAGAGATGCTGTTTATAAAATACTTGGAAATACAGATAGAGTACATTTACTTCCACCACTTGATACAAAGGAAACACATAATTTAATGAATAAGTGCTATATGATTATGACCGATTCAGGCGGACTTCAAGAAGAAGCACCGCACCTTGGGAAACCTGTATTAGTTCTTAGAAATGTTACGGAAAGACCTGAAGCAGTAAAGGCAGGGACTGTAAGACTTGTTGGCACGGACTTTGATAAAATAGTTGATGAAGCAAATAGTCTTATAAGAGATGAAGATGAATACCAAGAAATGAGTAAATCAATAAATCCATATGGTGACGGAAAGGCCTCCGGACGAATAATAAATGCTATACTAGAGTACTTTAATATTGAACATGGTAAATTTGAAAAGTTTAACTAG